In Apostichopus japonicus isolate 1M-3 chromosome 5, ASM3797524v1, whole genome shotgun sequence, a single window of DNA contains:
- the LOC139968069 gene encoding uncharacterized protein isoform X3 encodes MKIYYLETAFILLHLSGTGSISLLGRSICLQYQTCQQDSDCQDDLICSCSANCERVCKSRGEDDSQEFALKQRTYRLFGIPFSCDNFPSCSSNSDCPGQQECQCHELCGAKCMTRKTIPPASCVNFTQLHSFISMNESLFTCQRSRCLQKRSHLPVCGTNGITFTNICRLIIANRTTSIPINMAYRGPCDGRATCHGTACSTGPQLNWEWINGRIQGRLKDLNGGLKTPGEIPTNEKSLTSSELLSEYTTSGSSEVP; translated from the exons GTAGCATATCTCTGCTTGGCAGGAGCATCTGTCTTCAATATCAGACCTGCCAACAGGACTCAGACTGCCAGGATGATCTCATCTGCAGTTGCTCTGCCAACTGCGAGAGAGTCTGCAAATCAAGAGGTGAAG aTGACAGCCAGGAGTTTGCTCTCAAGCAGAGAACCTATCGTCTTTTTGGTATTCCTTTCTCCTGTGACAACTTCCCGAGCTGTTCCAGCAACTCAGACTGCCCAGGTCAACAAGAGTGTCAATGCCACGAATTGTGTGGAGCTAAATGCATGACAAGGAAAACAATACCCCCAG CAAGTTGTGTAAATTTCACCCAGCTTCATAGTTTCATCTCCATGAACGAGTCACTATTTACCTGCCAGCGGTCTAGATGCCTCCAAAAACGCAGTCACCTACCGGTATGCGGAACCAATGGTATTACTTTCACTAATATCTGCAGACTCATCATTGCAAACAGGACAACCTCTATTCCTATAAATATGGCCTACAGAGGACCATGTGATGGGAGAGCCACTTGCCATGGGACAGCCTGCAGCACCGGTCCACAACTTAACTGGGAGTGGATTAATGGAAGAA TTCAAGGACGCCTCAAAGATTTGAATGGTGGATTAAAGACACCCGGAGAAATCCCCACCAACGAGAAATCCCTCACCAGCTCTGAGTTATTGTCGGAATATACAACATCAGGCTCTTCAGAAGTACCTTGA
- the LOC139968069 gene encoding uncharacterized protein isoform X1, translating into MKIYYLETAFILLHLSGTGSISLLGRSICLQYQTCQQDSDCQDDLICSCSANCERVCKSRGEDDSQEFALKQRTYRLFGIPFSCDNFPSCSSNSDCPGQQECQCHELCGAKCMTRKTIPPVHEGQCPQVSAHLFPCRRHECEYDQHCEKHEKCCPTLCSGKKCQRAVNDLQTTVSVTTETSRLSTPQIASCVNFTQLHSFISMNESLFTCQRSRCLQKRSHLPVCGTNGITFTNICRLIIANRTTSIPINMAYRGPCDGRATCHGTACSTGPQLNWEWINGRIQGRLKDLNGGLKTPGEIPTNEKSLTSSELLSEYTTSGSSEVP; encoded by the exons GTAGCATATCTCTGCTTGGCAGGAGCATCTGTCTTCAATATCAGACCTGCCAACAGGACTCAGACTGCCAGGATGATCTCATCTGCAGTTGCTCTGCCAACTGCGAGAGAGTCTGCAAATCAAGAGGTGAAG aTGACAGCCAGGAGTTTGCTCTCAAGCAGAGAACCTATCGTCTTTTTGGTATTCCTTTCTCCTGTGACAACTTCCCGAGCTGTTCCAGCAACTCAGACTGCCCAGGTCAACAAGAGTGTCAATGCCACGAATTGTGTGGAGCTAAATGCATGACAAGGAAAACAATACCCCCAG TTCATGAAGGCCAATGCCCACAAGTCAGTGCCCACCTGTTCCCTTGCCGAAGACATGAATGTGAGTACGACCAACACTGTGAGAAACATGAAAAGTGCTGCCCAACATTGTGTTCAGGCAAAAAGTGTCAAAGGGCTGTGAACGACCTGCAAACAACTGTATCGGTAACCACGGAAACAAGCAGACTATCCACCCCACAAATAG CAAGTTGTGTAAATTTCACCCAGCTTCATAGTTTCATCTCCATGAACGAGTCACTATTTACCTGCCAGCGGTCTAGATGCCTCCAAAAACGCAGTCACCTACCGGTATGCGGAACCAATGGTATTACTTTCACTAATATCTGCAGACTCATCATTGCAAACAGGACAACCTCTATTCCTATAAATATGGCCTACAGAGGACCATGTGATGGGAGAGCCACTTGCCATGGGACAGCCTGCAGCACCGGTCCACAACTTAACTGGGAGTGGATTAATGGAAGAA TTCAAGGACGCCTCAAAGATTTGAATGGTGGATTAAAGACACCCGGAGAAATCCCCACCAACGAGAAATCCCTCACCAGCTCTGAGTTATTGTCGGAATATACAACATCAGGCTCTTCAGAAGTACCTTGA
- the LOC139968069 gene encoding uncharacterized protein isoform X2 codes for MKIYYLETAFILLHLSGTGSISLLGRSICLQYQTCQQDSDCQDDLICSCSANCERVCKSRGEDDSQEFALKQRTYRLFGIPFSCDNFPSCSSNSDCPGQQECQCHELCGAKCMTRKTIPPVHEGQCPQVSAHLFPCRRHESSCVNFTQLHSFISMNESLFTCQRSRCLQKRSHLPVCGTNGITFTNICRLIIANRTTSIPINMAYRGPCDGRATCHGTACSTGPQLNWEWINGRIQGRLKDLNGGLKTPGEIPTNEKSLTSSELLSEYTTSGSSEVP; via the exons GTAGCATATCTCTGCTTGGCAGGAGCATCTGTCTTCAATATCAGACCTGCCAACAGGACTCAGACTGCCAGGATGATCTCATCTGCAGTTGCTCTGCCAACTGCGAGAGAGTCTGCAAATCAAGAGGTGAAG aTGACAGCCAGGAGTTTGCTCTCAAGCAGAGAACCTATCGTCTTTTTGGTATTCCTTTCTCCTGTGACAACTTCCCGAGCTGTTCCAGCAACTCAGACTGCCCAGGTCAACAAGAGTGTCAATGCCACGAATTGTGTGGAGCTAAATGCATGACAAGGAAAACAATACCCCCAG TTCATGAAGGCCAATGCCCACAAGTCAGTGCCCACCTGTTCCCTTGCCGAAGACATGAAT CAAGTTGTGTAAATTTCACCCAGCTTCATAGTTTCATCTCCATGAACGAGTCACTATTTACCTGCCAGCGGTCTAGATGCCTCCAAAAACGCAGTCACCTACCGGTATGCGGAACCAATGGTATTACTTTCACTAATATCTGCAGACTCATCATTGCAAACAGGACAACCTCTATTCCTATAAATATGGCCTACAGAGGACCATGTGATGGGAGAGCCACTTGCCATGGGACAGCCTGCAGCACCGGTCCACAACTTAACTGGGAGTGGATTAATGGAAGAA TTCAAGGACGCCTCAAAGATTTGAATGGTGGATTAAAGACACCCGGAGAAATCCCCACCAACGAGAAATCCCTCACCAGCTCTGAGTTATTGTCGGAATATACAACATCAGGCTCTTCAGAAGTACCTTGA